The region TGCCTTTTCTCCTATTTAAtgatacatataattatacagatttgGCACATGTAAATCATGGATTCATGCACTCGCCACTAAGACATTGGTAACTGTGGCATGCACTCCTTGGATCTCTACTGCTCTGCCTCTAGATCTGCTCCTGGAGCTTGTGAATGTAGGTGTAAGCATGTGGTGGAGTAGGTGTGGTGTACATGAAAGAGTAGACCTACAATCTACAAGCTCTGACATTTGAAGGTTAATTCCCTTGGAGCCCATtggctgtgtgtgcatacattaCAGTGTGTAGTTGTTATGCCACGAATGCTAAATTGTTATCTCAGAATCttgctattattattcattAAGTATACTCTCTAGCCAGTCCCACATCCGAACGGAAGggactgataattattatagattgTTACTCCGGTGGAATTTTAATGACTTGtgtgacatcatcatgtggTTTGTACAGTGGTCAATATTGTGTAACTATCAGTTGCATGCGTGGGTTATGTAGGGGGGGATGAACTGTTACGTAAAATATTGAATTCTTAGTCTTAGATGTTGTCcgcctccccccccccctgtggGTTATCCTAACCTAACAACGTGCTCCATACTAAATATGTCACATGGCGTTGGTTCTGCTCTCGGATTGGTCATTAATTATACCAGTTAGGTAACAGCACTACTCTCTGATAGGCAATCTACCAGTCCCTTCCCTTGCGGAGGAGAGATGTGAGATTGGCTATAGCGAGTCTAGTTTGGGAACATTTTCCCATGAGGAAAGAGTACGTAgcatcaagggcgtatacagagaagaagGCATGCAAACCGCAACTTaccctattctcagaatcatccgacttcgtattgagctatttttagaactgcccacaaaaacgcccacgcgtaacctttgacgCTTTTGGTGCCTGCAGACTCATAGCTTTGGACAAATGCCCAGGAGTCCGCCCCATAGGCATTGGAGAGACCGCTAGGAGAATTATCGGGAAAGCTATTGCATCAACCCTCAAAGAAGACATCCAAGATGCAGCAGGTCCCCTTCAGGTATGCGCAGGTCATATATCGGGATGTGAAGCAGCTGTTCATGCCATGCGTGAAGTCTATGATTCTCAACCGACAGAAGCAGTTATCCTAGTGGATGCCTCAAACGCTTTCAATTCACTTAACCGTGAGGCTGCTCTACGCAACATTCAACAGTTATGCCCTTCTCTTTCAAGAATTATTATCAACACCTACAGAAATGAGTCAGAACTATTCATTGAAGGGAACACACTCCATTCCCAGGAAGGCACCACCCAAGGGGATCCACTAGCCATGGCCATGTACGCAATCGCCATAACCCCACTCATCTATCGACTAGAAAATGCAGGAATCAAGCAAGCCTGGTATGCTGATGATGCTACGGCTGCATGGTGGGTCACTTCAAGATCTTAGAGAATGGTGGGACCGCTTAGCGCAATTGGGCCCAGACTACGGATACTACCCTAATGACCTGGCTTATCGTGAAAGAAGATTACCTAGAAGAGGCCAAAGCGAAATTTAATGGTTCAGGAGTGTCAATCACAGCAGACGGTAAAAGACATCTTGGAGCAGCTGTTGGCACCCCTCATTTTATATCCGGATATGTCCAATGCAAAGTGACCGAATGGGTCAACGAAGTTGATCGCTTATCATCTATCGCTGTCACTCAGCCACATGCAGCATTCACACACGGGCTGAAACACAAATGGACCTACCTAATTCGAACCATCCCGAATATCGCTGATCTACTGCAACCTCTTGAAGATGCGATAAGGCACAAATTCATACCATCCTTGACAGGTCAGAGTGCACTAAATTGCGAAACCAGAGAATTGATGGCACTaccaatacatagtatatgtCCACCGgtgtggtgagtgggtgggcaGTTGCTGGATATTACCGAGGTCTATAAGCTGAATGGACAAAGGTTCTGGTGGCAGCTCGAAACCATACGTTGAAGCTGCAACCAGGCCAACTTATACTGGAGCAAGCTAGCAGCCCTCTGCACTCAGGCTGTAGTCATGTATCTGAAAGTGTAGGGTTGTAGCAGAGGTTCTCTGGGGTTGTATGGTCATTTTCAAGTTTGCAACAACAGTatagaggggtggggctgcttgaTAACTTgcactgagcatgcgcaaaaaTACGAGAATCTACCCCAGGGTGGATTTACCCCTACATAAACTTATCCTTCACCCCGGGATAAGTTCCTTACCCCGGCGTAAGAGTGACCCTACCCCGGGGTAACGGTTTGGTAATTTTGTTACACTTGGCTTCCCAtacatgcgcactatcacccctgcaataaggtaccaggccgtattttaatcggccttgaatcgaggctaggcttgtactagcagtgtcaaaggcaaacatccaacagttgcaatgccAAGAAGATaaaacctaggtacaataaacctgtcttcctaagtctctggtacttcttaacaatacgcccagcacttaacttcccgctcgaaggggttgtcttggacctggcttagttgggcgtggccccaccctggacgcgaacgttcgcgtccagggtggggccacgcccaactagacCTGGCTGTACtataggactggtcatgacacttctctaaaataaatTTTACTGCACTGTTagatatagctagctataggctagctagctagcaaaggcaCAGGCAATTCTGATGTAcacacccataattatatttatgacTCCGTAAATAACACTGCCCACCTGTTCACGTCGTATACTGTATTCTATTTTTAGTATATCCGGCCTCTGATACGAAGGAATGTTATTTTAGATGAGGTGGCCTCCCAGATAACGGTTTCTGACATTGAAGAGGTTGATATTTCAGTGGAACTTGTAGAACACTGTCTAAAAGATCTTGGCCGTAACAAATCTGACGGCTCCAATTTGTTATCAAACCATTTTGTGCTTGCTGCATCTGTCATTGCGCCATCCCTTGCAACCTTCTTCACGGCTGTCCTTCGTCATGGATACATTCCTTCTGCGCTTAGAGATTGTGTACTTGTTCCAATCCCAAAACCACTTAAAGATCCCTCTGTCTCTGACAGCTACAGGCCTATCGCTCTGGCCCCAAATCTTAGCAAGATAGAGTCTACTTGAGAAGTGTGTACTCCTCAGATACAGGTCTAACCTTTTAACGTCTGACCTACAGTTTGGCTTCAAAGAGGGATTTTCCACTGAATTATGCACTGGAACTGAAGAATGTTGTCTCTAAGTATCTGCAAGGCAATACTAATGTTTTTGGATGTTTTTTAGACGCCAGCAAAGCTTTTGATAGAGTTAACCATACTACCCTGTTTAAGATGCTCATTGATAGGAACCTTCCTCCCACAGTACTGCGATTTCTCTTCTCATGGTACAGGGACCAAGAACTAGTTGTTCGCTGGAATGCAGATATTTCAGCATCTTTTAATGTTTCGAATGGTGTACGTCAGGGTGGTGTTCTCTCTCCAATCCTTTTCACGGTTTATATTGACGAGCTCCTGCAAAGACTATCTCGACTCGGAATTGGTTGCCAACTTGGTGGGCACTCTGTCTGTGCACTTGGTTATGCTGACGATATAGCCCCCTCACCATCTGCCATGCGTATCTTATTGAAAGAATGTGAAGTATTTGCCTCTGAATTCGATATAACTTTTAATGCCAGCAAAACTCAACTTATTTGTTTCAGCAATCGTCCGATGACACTACCTAACGGAGTATTCAGGTTCAATGGAGTTGCTCTTCAATTTACAGACATAGTGACCCACCTTGGCCACACCCTTCATCGCAAGTTGGATGACGAAGTTGATATTGCACAAGTAACTTCCGCTATGTGCAGGAAAGCTAACTACCTGCTCCATACATTTAGTGGGTGTGATATGAGAGTGAAAGCTAATTGTGACCCACTGCCTCTCACTATATGATTGTGTTTTGTGGAGAATTGACAGTAAGAAAATTCGTGCTCTTGAAACCGCTTTTAACAATATTTTGAGGGAAATTTGGAGATTGCCTCGTCAATGTCACACAAGAATTCTCCACTGTGTTGCTGGAGTTCAGAGTTTGTTTAATAGAATACCAGATCTTTTTTCTAACTTCATTTTTCACGTGCTTTAGCATCGAAATTTACCCTCATTAGATCGGTTTTCTCGTGGGCGTCTAGCCATGCATTCACAGCAGTCGGGGCTAACAACCTGATCAAACGGAATTTTATAAAAGTTTATAGCAGTGACGACATGGTTTGTGCAGACTTTGTTCGGGATGTCAGGCTTGGCCGCATTTCATTCAACTCGCGTGAAGATACATCAATGATAATTAACTCTATCTGCTGCGATTGACTTTAAGTTGGACTAACTATTcttgcactatagctatagtactaTACtattactatacatgtaatataatatGTACACCTATTCTGGTGTGttcaatgataataattattattaattattattattatagtgagttgcatgccctcttctctgtatacgcctaTGGTAGCATTCAACTATATTATCAACTCTCTGTTCTCTCCGGATTAACTGATTCAGAGAAGATACATTCTCTGCAGTGTACTATAAAACTATGTGTTAATgttatacattatatataggtatGGCCACAATCACGATGTCGGACAATTAAAAGTTTAAGAGATTGTTTAAATTCTGTGTCAAAGGGGATCGAATTGGTCTAGCTGATTACATCATTACCAATAGTTGTAACCCAAGTGCGTACGATGCTCACGACAGTCTCGGTAGAACAGCTCTTCATATTGCATGTCAGCATGGACACTTGTTCACCGTACGCTCATTGATAGAAGTGTTTGGTTGCTATTGATTTGTTAGAGATAATGCTGGAAACCTTCCTGTTCATTACACTTGCCTGCACGGTCATTTGCCGATAGTAGACTATTTGCTTCACTTTAAAGGTGAGAGCATTACTAATGCAGTGTTTGAGACTGACTCTGAAGGCAACAACTTGCTCCACAAAGCTGGATCAGCACCTGTTGTCAGGTACTTGCAAGAGATTCTGTGCTACAATTCAAAGGATCTTATTCCAAGAAATCTCTATCTGTATTGTGATAGTGTTGCAGCTTATAGCATGTCTTTACCAAAGAAAATATGTCATCACACACGTTTAGTAGTTCTCGGTCTACTGACAAAGAATAAGCGTGGTGACACACCGTTGAATGTTGCATCTCGCCATGGTCATTTGTCTGTAGTTAAAATCTTCAAGTCATATATACCATTCTTGAAACAACTCGAACTAGCACTAACTGCTACAAAATGTAATCATATCCATACTGCAAGGTATATTATGAATTTGTACCCCCAGCTTGTTGATGTCGACTCGGAATCACTAATCGGACAAAAGGAATCTTCATATAACACCATTGGAAGAGATTCTATTTGAACGTTGCGAAATAATTTCTAACTTTGGCAGTGAAATTGTACACAAATCCATTAAATGTGTGGAGTGTAGTAGCTCGTTTGCAACCGATGAAATACTTAGACCATTCCCTATACTAGACGCTTTACATGAACAAAAGCGAACAAATGAACGAAAATGGTCAATATCGTGTCCGGTATGTTCTGAAAAAAGGGCGAAAAATGTATACCACTTTGTTTGTCCTGAATGCAATGTATCGTCTCAAAGCTCAAGTCTTTTACAATATCAGTGTGGCAGGTGCTTTGTGGAAACTAACCTGTCGACTAATCTAGATGCTAATAACTTTGTTCTGAAGAATATTAATGATGCTCAAGTTGGTTTTTCTCCTCTTTATGTTAACTGTTTGCAAGCTACTGTCCTTTTCGGAAATGTGCTGGCATTCAAGGAATTTCAAGCCACTCACAATATTCCTTTTGATGTAACAATACtgcatgctgcatgtgtaTCTGATAATGTCACGTTAGTAACTTACATTATGGAAGTTTTAAACTGTGGGCCAAATGTGCTGGACTCTCAAGGAAATAGGCATTTATGCATTTTTTGCATGTATCATGTGAATGGGGATCGTACAATGCGTTCTTGTACCTATTGAAGCACAAAGACTTGCGGAGAGATATCCTCAACTTTAAAAATGAGAGTCCATTACTACTGGCATGCAAATATGATCGATATGATATTTGTGAGCATCTGCTTGACTCCACCACCACAACCACTGTTACTGATCAGGACACTCCCTTGCATCTAGCCTGTAGCAACAATAACATGAACCTTGTTATTAAATTTGTCAATGGTGCTTCTTTGAACGCTGTTGGCCAGTATGGGGACACACCTATTTTCAATGCTTGTCGTTCTGGTGATCTGGAGATGGTCCAATATCTTATCAAAAAAGGCTCAAATCCAATTTATGTTAATATTTCAACAAAAGAAAGTCCTGTACACATTGCTTGTCGAATGGGTAGGTACAATGTTCTTTAAGCTTTGTTAGTAAAATCTTCAAAAATTATGTTTGGCGCGAACTCGTATGGCGCAACTCCTATTCAACTGGCTATTGAAAGTGGTTGTCAAAAAACTATTGAGGTGCTGTTAAATTCCTATGACAACAAAGTATTTAAAAATGTACATAATGAAAGCCAGCAAACTCTGGCCCATTTGGTGTCTTTAGCAGGACAGACACATGTTGCCGAGTATCTAGTGAAACATTCTGTTAACTGGAATGTTCAAGACATCGATGGAAACACTCCTCTTCATCTTGCCTGTAATAAAAACAATACAGATATTGTTAAGTTAATTGCTGGCCATTGCACAGTGACAATTCAAAACAAGGACCTTAAGACCCCCATTCATATTGCAGTTCTCAGTGGAAAGGTTGTCATTCTAGATGCCTTGCTGGAAGGATATTCAGGTTCATTAGATGAATTTGCAGATTTGGATGGTAATACTGCACTGCATTCAGCGTGCCAAAGCAATAACGATTCCTCCTGTTATATCGTCAAAAGATTGTGTGACTACTGTTCTCTAACAGTTGAAAACAAGGAGAAATCAACACCCATGCATTTTGCTTGCAAATTTGGAAACTTTGCCTTGGTAGATCATCTTTTTAAGAGATATAGCAGCTTACATTTGGATTGCTTGCTTGTTGACGATGATGAGAATACAATTCTTCATGTAGCCGTGGAAAACAGTGCTTCTTTAGAAGTAGTCACAGTGGTTTCAAATCATATAAGTCCTGTTCATAAGAATAAGCAAGGGGAAACATCAATACACATTGCCTGCAGAAACGGTGACCTCCCTATTGTTCGTCTGCTTGTTACTAAGGCTGCTGAACTTGTATTCACTGACAGTGACGATTCGTATTTACACTCTGCATGTTGTGGCAAATCTCTTAAAGTTGTGATGTTCCTAGTTGAAGAGAGTGGGCTTGCTTTTGACAGACTtatgaatacaaacaatgACGGAAACACACCATTGCATTGTGCTTTTATCACAGGTATTTTTGAGATCATTTCTTATCTAATGAGATATGCTAATTTGTATACTCAAAATCTTAACAAGGAAGGACTTACACCCTATTAGCCTCAGGACATTTTGCAGTCGCAGAACAGATCGATGAAATCATTGGCGAATGTAAACCTGAAAATCCTTTATTGCATTGTGTTTTCAACTATCTGAAGGATCCTACATTGCTTTTCAGAGTAGTTCAGTTCATTGTAAAGAATAGGATATCAGATGCATTAAAGTGTGATTCGAAAGGTAACACACTATTGCATTCCTTCCTGCATCAAATTGAAGTATGGTGCCTAACTGATTATGATGATAACATGATTCGAGAATGTTTACCGAAGCTGATCCCAGAATTTTGGAAATTCCTTTTAACCATACCTGGGCTTAATATTTGCACTCAGAATCAACAAGGTTATACTCCTCTGCATATTCTTGTCCAGTCAAAGCTCTACTATGTTATGGGAATGATTAAGAAATACCTGGACCATCTTACTAATGTAAGCGACAAGGTGAATTTAAGAAATGGAAATGGAAAAACTGCAATTCAGTTAGCTGATAGAAGTACTTCTTATCTTCTAATCAAGTATGGTGCCAACCCTGATGATGTCTCTGCTTTGTATAGTGATATTCTCAACAGATTCAAGAAAGAGCACCCACTAGAACCGTCAATTAAGATAGTTGTTCTTGGTAATTCAAAAGCAGGGAAGTCAACACTCATTGAAACAATAAAGAGACAAGATTTACCTACTGCCTCACAACAGAATTGTACACATGTTGATGGTCCTACTGCTGGAGTAAAGAGTACTGATCACACCAGTAATGTTTTGGGACATGTAACTTTTCACGATTTCGGTGGACAACCTGAGTTTGAAAGTGGAAATGCAGTATTCTTAAGGACTTCAGTCTCCATTGACTATCCACCTATATTTCTATTGCTGGTTGATGTTCGTCAAGACTTTGTGAAAAGCGCTCAGTACTGGTTCTCTTATATAAAAGACAACACACCCGTTCAGTTGGAAACGCCCCCTCATGTTATCATACTTGGTAGCCATAGTGATAGCATTTCCGTAACTGACCAAGACAAAGTGAAAAAACATATTGGAT is a window of Halichondria panicea chromosome 13, odHalPani1.1, whole genome shotgun sequence DNA encoding:
- the LOC135346449 gene encoding uncharacterized protein LOC135346449; the encoded protein is MLIDRNLPPTVLRFLFSWYRDQELVVRWNADISASFNVSNGVRQGGVLSPILFTVYIDELLQRLSRLGIGCQLGGHSVCALGYADDIAPSPSAMRILLKECEVFASEFDITFNASKTQLICFSNRPMTLPNGVFRFNGVALQFTDIVTHLGHTLHRKLDDEVDIAQVTSAMCRKANYLLHTFSGCDMRVKANCDPLPLTI
- the LOC135346450 gene encoding receptor-interacting serine/threonine-protein kinase 4-like — encoded protein: MFGANSYGATPIQLAIESGCQKTIEVLLNSYDNKVFKNVHNESQQTLAHLVSLAGQTHVAEYLVKHSVNWNVQDIDGNTPLHLACNKNNTDIVKLIAGHCTVTIQNKDLKTPIHIAVLSGKVVILDALLEGYSGSLDEFADLDGNTALHSACQSNNDSSCYIVKRLCDYCSLTVENKEKSTPMHFACKFGNFALVDHLFKRYSSLHLDCLLVDDDENTILHVAVENSASLEVVTVVSNHISPVHKNKQGETSIHIACRNGDLPIVRLLVTKAAELVFTDSDDSYLHSACCGKSLKVVMFLVEESGLAFDRLMNTNNDGNTPLHCAFITGIFEIISYLMRYANLYTQNLNKEGLTPY